The Candidatus Caccoplasma merdavium genome has a segment encoding these proteins:
- a CDS encoding DUF5606 domain-containing protein has protein sequence MLKKILSISGRPGLFKLVSQAKGALIVEALTTGKRSLAYSHDKVTSLGDIAMYTESGEEPLYKVLESVKQKENGAVASISPKADKEALRAYFAEVLPDFDRERVYPTDISKLISWYNLLIQSGITDFIPEESAADGEEKSAE, from the coding sequence ATGTTGAAGAAAATTTTATCCATATCGGGACGTCCCGGGCTTTTCAAACTGGTCTCGCAGGCCAAAGGTGCATTGATCGTAGAGGCTTTGACGACCGGAAAACGTTCCTTGGCATATAGCCACGACAAGGTAACTTCGCTGGGCGACATCGCCATGTACACCGAGAGTGGAGAAGAACCCCTTTATAAAGTGCTCGAAAGCGTGAAACAGAAAGAGAACGGGGCTGTGGCCTCTATTTCTCCCAAAGCCGACAAGGAGGCTTTGCGTGCCTATTTTGCCGAAGTGTTGCCCGATTTTGACCGCGAGCGGGTTTATCCCACCGACATCAGCAAACTCATCTCGTGGTATAATTTATTGATACAGTCGGGAATTACCGATTTTATCCCCGAAGAGAGTGCCGCCGACGGTGAAGAAAAAAGTGCGGAATAG
- a CDS encoding dephospho-CoA kinase yields MKRIGITGGIGSGKSVVCRFLHMSGYSVYDSDRQAKMLMDTSPQIKAGLVEEFGSEMYDAGGHLDRARLAGRVFADEAALKRLNAIVHPAVKADFEKWCRSRADESAVFMESAILVEAHFADAVDEIWLVTAPEETRMARIMARNGCSREEAVSRIRAQMPDVEKEKFSSRIITNSDEKPIIPQILSALATL; encoded by the coding sequence ATGAAGCGCATAGGCATTACCGGCGGAATCGGCAGTGGAAAATCGGTCGTGTGCCGATTCCTTCACATGTCGGGCTATTCGGTCTACGACAGCGACCGGCAGGCCAAAATGTTGATGGATACTTCGCCGCAAATCAAAGCCGGGCTTGTGGAGGAGTTCGGTAGCGAAATGTATGATGCCGGCGGACATCTCGACCGCGCCCGTTTAGCCGGACGGGTTTTTGCCGATGAAGCAGCATTGAAGCGCCTGAACGCCATCGTGCACCCGGCTGTGAAAGCCGATTTTGAGAAATGGTGCCGGAGCAGGGCCGATGAGTCGGCCGTCTTTATGGAATCGGCCATACTCGTCGAGGCACACTTTGCCGATGCGGTCGATGAGATATGGTTGGTGACGGCTCCCGAAGAGACTCGCATGGCCCGCATCATGGCCCGCAACGGTTGCTCTCGCGAGGAGGCCGTGTCGCGTATCCGGGCGCAAATGCCCGATGTCGAGAAAGAAAAATTTTCATCACGAATCATTACGAATAGCGATGAAAAACCTATTATCCCTCAAATCCTTAGTGCGCTTGCAACCCTGTGA